The DNA region TGCCCTGGACAATAATGGGCAGGTGCTATAGCACACAAATGGTGCCTTTGGATTACAAAAGCACCTGGCCACCTATAGAGAAACCTATACCTAAACTGAATGTTTCACTGTCTGACAATATTTACTCTTACTGAAGGGTGCTGTGATCACACTGACAGGCTCTGTGCCTGGGTACCCTGATCTGTACTTGTATACACAGCCCAAATAAAGAAAATGAACTGAGATTGAAGTCGGTGTGCATACAGCATGTAAGTGCATCCATGACCATCAGAATGATACAGAATAGGGCATACAGTAAAAAATAACATCAGGAAAATGGGTAGCTATTCAACAGTGCAGTCTACCAAGTCATTTCATATTAGTATCATTTGTCGCTCACGCTTCAGATTGGGGTGTTCCAACCAATTGTTGACCTAAATGTTCACACCTTTCATGGACTATGATTTTAGCTGCATagaacatataaataacaggaaaaACAAATCACATTTCTATACTAATGGTTTACAAACAcgctttaatctatctatctatctatctatctatctatctatctatctatctatcaaactaTCTATTTAACTATCTATTTAACTATCTAGCTACTATTTGCTTATCGATTTTCATACAATTGATATAAACTCCATATGTATTATCTTCATTCTGTATATGAATAGGTTTACTACATATAACAAAGGAGAATGAGATAGTGATTTATCaatattatatatttataatactatattatattattatattatatatacacatattaaaCAAAGAATGCATTAACAAATGTAATAACATATGAAATATACTATTACACATGCAAATGTTTGCatagaaattatttttatatacGAGCTTTGCATATGAAATAAGACAGACACAACATATGCTCCTTTGATGTTAGAACAAAATAATAaagtctatctctctctctatatatatgttcatccatatatttgtgtgtgtatatatatatatatatatatatatatatatatatgttaatccATATATTGATGtgtaaatatatatctatatatctatatacatatgtgtgtgtttgtgtgatcTACTAAATGTGCTTCAATATAATAATGACAgctttgtaaatatatatatattatatgtcacCAGGCATTAGATATTTAAGTGAGATAAATAAATACACATTCAGTGCTCATCGTCATGCCCATAATATCATATTTCAAGTTATGTAGTTAAGTTTTAATACTAAATAGATACATTGATAGTAAATAAATAGACCTGTATTTTGTACAGACATTTCTATATAGTCATAAGTACATGCAATAATCAATTTTTGACGTCATATTGTAATTTTCAAAATCTATATATGGATGAATGAATGGATAGATGTACACATAGACAAAGAAGCAAGAACAAGACGAAGATGTTATATGGTTAATAAATATAGACAGatggaagatagatagatagatagatagatagatagatagatagatagacagatagataggagAATAGACATCTAATGTatgtatacatatttatatacCTTCCAAAATATATACTAAATGGGGAAAGTGTgtaaaaatagatatatagatagatagatagatagatagatagatagatagatagacagataggagatagatatgggatagatagatagatagatagatagatagatagatagatagatagatagatagataataggtagataggagatagataatagatagataggagatagataatagatagatgatagatagagatagatagatagatagatagatagatagatagatagatagatagatagatagaagcttGCTGATGGCATTTCACCAGTAGGTGCAGTACTCAGGTGTGTAATTGGACATGTCACGCTTGGTCTATCCCCACTATTCACACTTCCTGGTTACTGGAGCATGCTTTATTGTTTAATATCTTACTCTCCCTAGACTGTATAGTGTTTACTGGGGGTGAGCAGCTAATAAACAGCTAAGCATTCCAAGCatggcacatacacacacagacctgAGGACCAGCAGCTGTGATCTACTCTTATATAAACTGAGGTGGACGTAATAGCACTAGATGGACGTTTTGTCTACAAATCCATTACACAGGCTATGGGTATGACTGCTGCCTGCTGTTAAATGTCTCCCCAACGGGAGGAAAAGCACATGAATCCCTGTATATAACGAGTTTGGATGTACCAGCTGACACCTACATATTTAAATGCAGATTCCTACACCCAGGAAGCAGAGTGAAAGAACACGTTATGTTCATACATGTTACTAGAGATCAACAAGGTATAGGAAGGGATCAGCAAATGGAAgcacactgtcagcacaagaaatgCTCCTGCAAGTAGACAAAGAGTCTATTAATGCCTAAAATATGCTGTTGTGCTAGAGGAAACAGATGCCTGCTTGTAGGCACAATCATATAGCATGTCCACACAgtaacacacaaatatatatatatatttttactttttaacaATATATCTATAGAGAGAGAATCATGTATATTGGTAAATATAccaatataaacacacacacatgcatactcacagatatataaaataatttatataataaaacatatatttgatatatatatactatgtccaCACAGTACATGTGtacatagtgtgtgtgtataaatatatacacagtatatatatatatatatatatatatatatatatatatatatatatacacacacactcaataTACACAATATATCCAAACAGTAGCACATATGTATATAATAATATAGCATGTATATATGCAATCATATAGTATGCCCAcacagtaacacacacacacacacacacacacacacacacacacacacacacacacatatatatatatatatatatatatatatatatatatatatatatatatatatatatatatacacttattgACCATTGGTGGAATAATTACCTGGGAAAGGTGCTTTCCATAGATGGCTGGACTGAGACTGGTCTTTGGAGCAATAGACCTGCCCATCCCACCCGTTGGGGAGAGCCCAGTGCTGGTAGCCCTCCATAGAGATGAGGGTGTCGTGCCTAGGCTCCGGGTGGCTGCTGATGCCCGGGACCACTGACATGTCCAAGTAGCCAGGCACTGCCTGATAGGAACTGGCAAAGCTGGGATAGAAAGCAAATTCTTTGGCCCTAGAAGAGAAGTCCTCGCCGGGCAGGGGGTTGCTGGGCTCCGAGTACTTGTCGGACGGGTGGTAGGAGCAGGGCTTCTGGTGTAAGTTGACGTTGTGGCTCTGGGACAACCTGCAGCCGTAGTAGCTGCTCCCGAACGGGTAGGCATAGCCCAGAGAGGCGTTGGAAGAAGCCGCGGGTCCCGGGCACTGCCTGCTGCCGGCCTCTGCGGAGGAGGTAATATCCGTGTACACAGGTCCTTGGTGGCTTCCGATGGAGCTGGAATGGCGCCCCAGTGCTGGGTGAGAAATAAAATCCCTGCAGTGAGTGCTTGGACAGTTCCCACTCAGTCCCTCCATGTCTGCGCTTTTCTTGAGAGTCTTTTCATTCGGGCTTGTTTCATACACGTACATGAAGGTATCCGCCCAGTGTGGATGCAGGATCAGGGAAGAAGTCGTCATAGCATGGTCTGCCCGTGGCTTTTTAAAAGTCAGCTTCCCAAAAGAGAGTCACCTAATTCCCTACAACATTATTGTCTATGGACGCGCATGCGCCGGCAAGCTGGAGAAGGCAGGTCCACGGCTTCATTAAGAAAAGTACTAGCACCACGTGATCGGGGACTCATAGACTACAATGAGGACACGTGACTCCACCCAGGACAGGCTGCTGGAGGGGAACCGGGAACCGACCCTGAAAGGAGACGGAGGGAAACACCCACAGAGGACCGTCAGGCAAAGGGAGAGGAAATACTGATATTCTCCAGATTATATCACCGCCATCAATGGACAATTATCCCACTAACACCGAATCCTAACACTGTTCCCTGTTGTAGAGATCTACTAGTATATGTATTTACCTGTACACTCACAGATGTGGCAGAGCTTACTTTGTCTGCTGCTATTCTGCTGGCACTCCAGCTCTAAATAACAAATTCGAGCATTTGTGCTAAGGGACAAACTTATCTCTGCTGCACTGAACTAATTCAGCTatggagtgtatgtgtgtgtgtgtgtgtgtgtgtgtgtgtatgtatgtgtgtgtgagtgtgtgtatgtctgtatggtatgtgtgtgtgagtgtgtgtatgtatgtgtgtgtgtatgtatgtgtgtgtgtgtgtgagtgagtgtgtgtatgtgtatgtatgtgtgtgtgtgtatgtctgtatgtgtgtgtatgtatgtgtgtgtgtgagtgtatgtatgtctgtatgtgagtgtgtatgtatatgtacagtatgtgtgtatgtgtgtgtatgtgtgtgtgtctgtgtgtgtatgtatgtgtgcatacttgtgtgtatgtgtgtgtgtatgtgtgtgtgagtgtatatgtgtatgtacagtatgtgtgtgtatgcacagtatgtgtgtgtatgtatgtgtgtgtgagtgtgtgtgtatgcactgtatgtgtgtatgtatgggcgagtgtgtgtgtatgtatgtgtgtatgtatgtgtgtgtatgtatgtgtgagtgtgtgtctgtgtatgtgtgtgtttgtatgtatgtgtgtgtctatgtgtgtgtgtgtgtatgtgtgtgtctgggtatgtgtgtgtgtgtgtctgtgtatgtgtttgtatgtatgtgtgtgtgtgtgcctgtgtatgtatgtgtgtatatgtgtgtgcctgTATAAGTGTGTGTGGATGCATCCTAAAATTATCATGTTTTATCATAAATGTTAAGTATTTGGATATTTTATTTCCATAATTTCAATATATTGTAATTAAGTACAAAGATAAAAAAGTATAATAAACGTGTGTATTTATGTGAGTATGCattgtgtgtatatttatatatttatgtgcCTATGTAGTtatgtgtgttatatactgatgtTTGAATTTATGTATTTATGTGTGTATATAGCTATGTGTGTGTATTTATGGGTGTTCTATActtgtatgtatattgtgtgtattTATGAGTGTATTTAGTTATAAGTGTATACTTATGTGAATGTAGTTATGTGTGTATTTATGTCTGCATACGTTATATACTGTTGTATGTATTTGTGTGCATtgtgtatatatttatgtgtgcGTGTTGTGTTTATATTTATGTATTTGTGTGTGTATTTATGTGTGTTATATACttatgtgtgtgtatttatgtattTGCGTATGCATTATgtgtatatttatgtgtgtgtatttatgtgtgtgtatgtagttATGTGTGTATGTAGTTATGTATGTGTATTTATGTGTGTTATACTTATGTATTTGTATCTATGTGTGggtattgtgtgtatgtgtgtgtttatgtattcatgtgtgtgtttttatgtatttatgtgtgtgtatttatgtatttttgtgtgcattgtgtatttatgtgtgcATTGTGTGTGTATTTATGTGTGTTATACACTGATGTGTGTGTTATACACTGATGTGTGTGATTTACACTGATGTGTGTTATACACTGATGTGTGTGATTTACACTGATGTGTGTGTTATACACTGATGTGTGTTATACACTGATGTGTGTGTTATACACTGATGTGTGTGTTATGCACTGATGTGTGTGATTTACACTGATGTGTGTGTTATACACTGATGTGTGTTATACACTGATGTGTGTGTTATACACTGATGTGTGTTATACAATGATGTGTGTGTTATACACTGATGTGTATTATACACTGATGTGTGTTATACAATGTTGTGTGTGTTATACACTGGTGTGTGTTATACACTGATGTGTGTGTTACACACTGATGTGTGTTATACAATGATGTGTGTGTTATACACTGATGTGTGTTATACACTGATGTGTGTGTTACACACTGATGTGTGTTATACAATGATGTGTGTGTTATACACTGATGTGTGTTATACAATGATGTGTGTGTTATACACTGATGTGTGTTATACACTGATGTGTGTGTGTTATACAGTGATGTGTGTTATACAATGATGTGTGTGTTATACACTGATGTGTGTTATACACTGATGTGTGTGTTATACAGTGATGTGTGTTATACACTGATGTGTGTGTTATACACTGATGTGTGTTATACACTGATGTGTGTTATACAATGATGTGTGTGTTATACACTGATGTGTGTTATACATTGATGTGTGTGTTATACACTGATGTGTGTTATGCACTGATGTGTGTGATTTACACTGATGTCTGTATTTATGTGTGTTATACACTGATATGTGTGTTATGCACTGATGTGTGTTATACACTGATGTGTGTTATACACTGATGTGTGATTTACACTGATGTGTGTTATACACTGATGTGTGTGTTATACACTGatgtgtgtgtatttatgtgtGTTACACATTGATGTGTGTGTTATACACTGATGTGTGTGTTATACACTGATGTGTGTTATACACTGATGTGTGATATACACTGATGTGTGTTATACAGGGATGTATGTGTTATGTACTGATGTGTGTGATTTACACTGatgtgtgtgtatttatgtgtGTTATACACTGATGTGTGCTATACACTGATGTGTGTTATACACTGATGTGTGATTTACATTGATGTGTGTTATACACTGATGTGTGTGTTATACACTGATGTGTGTGTTATACACTGATGTGAGTGTTATACACTGATGTGTGTTATACACTGATGTGTGATTTACACTGATGTGAGTGTTATACACTGATGTGTGTTATACACTGATGTGTGTTATACACTGATGTGAGTGTTATACACTGATGTGTGTTATACACTGATGTGTGTTATACACTGATGTGAGTGTTATGTACTGATGTGTGTGTATTGATGTGTGTTATACACTGATGTGTGTTATACACTGATGTGTGTGTTACACTGATGTACATGTCTGTGTGTAGCCTGTGCCTGGTGCTTGGAGCTCAGGGTGGTTGTAGTGAGAGGTGAAACCCTCATGTTGTTGTTATAAATACTAATGTTACAGCTACAATCTCACTGACTGGTACAGGGGTAAGTAAAGTCAGTGGCATCAGGAGGTCGCCATTTAATGCCGGTGGCCCCAGCCTGCATCCACCTGGTTGTACAAAACGTCAGTGCTGGGGGAGAAGGATGCAAGAAGTGTCCTGGAACGCTATGGACCTCTCTGAATGAAATGAATGGACACAGAAATCCAAATCCTCGCCTTGTGGAATGTGGAAGGACTGAATCTTTCAGCCAGGAAACAATTTATGACAATTGTCATGTAAAATGTCCCTCGTGCTCCCTCCCCACACAAGGGGCTTCCTTTAGTGCTTGGCACAGGGAAATAgcggacttcttttttttttctgatagTGACGGTAAATCACATTATTCAGGGACGATAGTAAACTTCTTCATTGTCCATTGACCTACAAACAAGGTCCTGGGGGCTGCTGACATCTATTTGAAATGCTGAGAAGAGCCAAAAAGCCCTGTCGGCTGCCATTGTCCTGGGCATTCCTGATTTTTTTTCTACTGTTTGGCCTCAAAAATGTGTGGAAGGCCAAGGTCAAGGTGGAGATGCCAGACATGCGGGCTCttaattagtgtctagacaaacAGGAGCGGGGTTTTAGCATCAAGGTTTTCAAGAGCCACTTTAAGATGCATCACCTCTTCTTCTGGATTAAGGTGCTTACCACTATAGAAGCTTAATCCCCTGGTGGAGGAGGGATCCACCACACTCAACTTCCAGGGGGCCTTTTCTTTGTATCATGGGTTAAAAGGGACACATATGAAAATTCTGTGCTCACCCAAGAAGCTTTTTGTTCCAAACAGATGTCTCATAGCAGCCCCCATCCCCCAACCCTTTAGTCTTCAGGATCTCTAGTGGATATAGAATTGTGGCAGTACAACACTACTACACGACCATGTAGAACTGCACAGTAAGCAAATAAGTGATTAATTAATAATGGATGAACTAATAATACTGGACATTTGTAATTTTTCTGTCTCATAGAGCTCCATGATGTCCTGCCCAcccctttttattttatttagctctgTATTCCTGTCCTTCACAAGCAATATGAATTTCTCAGTGTAGACAATAAGCTGATTATTATACAAAGCAGAGTTCGGATACTTGCGCCTGTTCTAACCCAATCTTGTGTAAGAATGATGAGAGATGAGACAAACCTGCCTGTAATAACTTATACATTTCTTTGttgatgtaataataaaaaaatattatatatatttacacacacacacacacacacacacacacacacacacacacacacacacttatttgTCTTTCTCTGTAAGGTTAAAATCCATTATATAATGTTTAAGTACaatggttcttgaatgttcaggcaAGTAAACCTACTAACATTTAATTACCACTATTGGATAAGTTGTATAGGTAGTTTCCACATTATTTTAATTGATCTTTctctcccaatatatatatatatactatctacacattttattgatttatttaggaAACAAAAATTGTTATcagtgttattataattattattattttttttattattattgaaatATAGACAGTCTATTATCAACAGCCACCAATGTATGGAATACAAATGTATAAAATATGAGCTGCGGTATGTTCTGAGTAGTGACTGTTATATCTCTGTATTTCTGCATTGCAGGTTGTATCGCCTTTAACCGATAGCTCAGAGTTTGTGCTAATATGTAGTGGAAACAATATGGAGGCTCATATGGGCTTTTCTGCCTTGAAATCAGTTCCTTTTATGGAAAGCAATGGGGCTTCTGCCTTGGATATTGGCCAAGTGATGGGTTTGGGAGGCGTTGTCCGACTTTGGGCCAGTCAGCTTCTATGCAGGGAATACCAGCATCTCCCATAGAAAGCATATTGGTATGATTTAGGGAAGAGCCCTCAAAATATTATGGATAATGTAAATTGTGCACTATTCTGAATGAAGCAATGCataaagaaaagacaaatgtatagATAGAAacataatgtgtgtgtatgtatatatacacatatatgtatatatatatgcacaaacATATATGTATGTAGACTCAAACATATATGTACAGACACATA from Ranitomeya variabilis isolate aRanVar5 chromosome 3, aRanVar5.hap1, whole genome shotgun sequence includes:
- the HOXC13 gene encoding homeobox protein Hox-C13 translates to MTTSSLILHPHWADTFMYVYETSPNEKTLKKSADMEGLSGNCPSTHCRDFISHPALGRHSSSIGSHQGPVYTDITSSAEAGSRQCPGPAASSNASLGYAYPFGSSYYGCRLSQSHNVNLHQKPCSYHPSDKYSEPSNPLPGEDFSSRAKEFAFYPSFASSYQAVPGYLDMSVVPGISSHPEPRHDTLISMEGYQHWALPNGWDGQVYCSKDQSQSSHLWKAPFPDVVPLQPEVSSYRRGRKKRVPYTKIQLKELEKEYAASKFITKEKRRRISTATSLSERQVTIWFQNRRVKEKKVITKCKTSHLHNT